In Elephas maximus indicus isolate mEleMax1 chromosome 7, mEleMax1 primary haplotype, whole genome shotgun sequence, the following proteins share a genomic window:
- the LOC126080326 gene encoding olfactory receptor 8K3-like, with amino-acid sequence MDKYNLKVLNEFILVGITDRPELKAPLLGILLIVYMVCVVGNLGLIILTKMDSRLHTPMYFFLRHLSFTDLGYSTAIGPKLLANFIVDQPTISYNWCAMQLSVFSIFISSEIFILSAMAYDRYVAICNPLLYTVIMSSKVCQVLVVIPYLYSLFLSLLTIIKIFIASFCGHVIRHFYCGSLPLISLICSNTHEIKLIILIFLAFNLVLSLLIVLVSYMLILIAIIRMNSPEGRHKAFSTCGSHLIVVVVSYGTLFFTYVHPKSSHSFDTDKIASVFYILVIPMLDPIIYSLRNKEVKNAVHRTWRLCLNILLKMNCKIR; translated from the coding sequence ATGGACAAATACAATCTAAAGGTGCTGAATGAATTTATTCTAGTGGGGATCACAGATCGCCCTGAGCTGAAGGCTCCATTATTAGGGATCCTCCTCATTGTTTATATGGTCTGTGTAGTGGGTAACCTGGGCTTgatcatcctcaccaagatggactctAGGCTACatacacccatgtactttttcctcagacATTTGTCTTTCACTGATCTTGGATATTCAACAGCAATTGGACCCAAACTACTAGCGAATTTTATTGTAGATCAACCTACAATATCTTATAATTGGTGTGCTATGCAACTCTCTGTCTTCAGTATTTTCATAAGTAGTGAGATTTTCATTCTGTcagcaatggcctatgaccgttatgtggccatctgtaaccctctgctttacacagtcatcatgtcatCAAAAGTATGCCAGGTGCTGGTGGTCATACCTTATCTCTACAGTCTCTTTTTGTCTTTGCTGACAATCATAAAAATTTTCATTGCATCATTTTGTGGCCATGTTatcaggcatttctactgtgGTAGTTTGCCCTTGATTTCTTTGATCTGCTCAAACACACATGAAATTAAATTAATAATACTGATCTTTTTGGCTTTTAATTTGGTTTTATCCCTTCTAATAGTCCTTGTGTCCTACATGCTGATACTCATTGCCATCATCAGGATGAACTCTCCAGAGGGtaggcacaaggccttctccacatGTGGATCTCACTTGATAGTGGTAGTCGTTTCCTATGGGACTCTATTCTTTACATATGTGCATCCCAAATCCAGCCATTCCTTTGATACTGATAAAATAGCCTCTGTCTTTTACATTCTGGTAATACCTATGTTAGATCCCATCATCTATAGTCTGAGAAACAAAGAGGTGAAAAATGCTGTGCACAGAACCTGGAGACTGTGTTTAAATATTCTACTTAAAATGAACTGTAAGATACGATAA